In the Rhea pennata isolate bPtePen1 chromosome 4, bPtePen1.pri, whole genome shotgun sequence genome, ATGATAAAGTAGCCACCAGGGTCAAGAGGGCATTCATTCAGTTCACAAAGATCACGGTCAGTTAAGCCATTCAACAAGCAGTACGTTGAACGTAACATAATAGGGATTTTTCCTATAAAAGTTTTCTGATGCTGTGTCTGTAACTGGTCTTCCCCTTCTTTAATAACCGTTTTAGTTATATCCACGTACAGAGGGGCTGAATAcctacagaacaaaaataacatcATGTTCTCTCTTATTACTCCAGACAGCACAGAAGGATGATGAAAACAGTTATTCATGCACTCAGTAGCAATATTGAGCATCGTTACCAAATTATCATCTGTATTCAACAACTAGACATCATGATTTAAATAGAGCAGTAATTATTAAGTTTTCAATGTATGACTAAACTGCAAAAGACAATCAGTTTATAATGCAGAAAGCTGTTCCCTCCTTGTGCTACACCCCTAGAGGTCTTTCTTACGTGAGGTTTCTTAGTCTGGCTTCATTTGGCATCATGGGGGATGGTGCACCATCTCTCTCCCAGTGTGTTGGTTTGGAGAGATAGATTTGTTCAAACTTCAGCAGATAGCGGGGCTGCAAAACAAGACAACATTTATCCGTAACAGAAGAAACATTGATTTTGGTTGTGTAAGAGCAGCCCTGGAGGTTAAGATCCAGTGCTGCTGCATGTATTCAGCTCAGGGTAAGAAAACAATCCCTCTTCAAATGGCTACATtgaaaaagcacttaaaaacCTTCAGTACTTTCTAACCAGATCATTAATAAAAACACATAGAGGAAACGGACAGATCAAAACCTttggcaaaagaagaaaaacactgtccCAATAGGCCTTCTCCTGTGAAATAGCTAACAAACTCAAAATCTGCCAAGTCAGGGAGTATATTAACAAACAGAATataccttttctctctctctccttttttttttttttttttaaatgttccttATGTAGGTTTAGTTAACACTAGCAGTTTTACAATGCAAAAGTTGCAACTTCTTCAATACTTGCATGAGACCATTATTACACATCTAGATAGGGTGTGGGTTTTCATAAAGTATTGCTCCCTTGCATAAAACATACCAAatttaatagttttattttagttcCACAGAAATCCTCTCAGGTTGTTACAACACCTTTGGCAACAGAAGAATTCTCAGGATCCTCACTTTGCCTTAACCTCCAACACATTCTATTCAGAATCCTACTGTGATGAGACTTGCAGCATTCACCTTACCTAAACCAAAAGCTTGGCTTTCAGAGCAAAGGTCTGtaagttttaaaacaatactCTGATCAAAGTGCATTTGTGAATTTGGCATGGGACATAGAACTTAAAAGAAGGTAAGCAGTTACACAACAGTAACTTTGCTCAAGTGTTTTGTATGCATGGTTTCAGGCCTAATGCACAAACTTGTGGAAACTGATCACAAGCTTGGCCTGCTTGTGTGCCCAATGACCTAGAGATGAGACACTCTATTCACTGATCAAAATCCAGGTGCATGGAAATATAAGCAAACCATCAGACCTGCATGTACGCAACATGAAGGACCCATTGACCTAAAACCTTGTCTTCAGTTCCTAAACTCACACCATGTCCTTCTATGGAACAGAAGCTCACCCAAATAAAGAACTACAGTGCTGACACCCCAATTAAGTATCTGCTTAGAAGTCAAGTTGTTACTAAAATAGAACCTGAATTCCATGTAGGCACCTTACCATATCTGAGCTATAAAGTCTCTGCTGTAGCTTGCCAGTAAGGCAACACTTGGTTTAGCAGAGCAAGTTCTAATACAGAGTAAAAAAAGTCAGCTTATGGCAATGTTGCAAGTGGCTATAGGCTTTCCGAAGTCTATTTTCAAAGTCCTCACACTCAACCCTCTCTCTGAACCCACTATTACAGGCAAAGGAGGAAATCATCCATTCCATCCATTTTGTCCTAAacagagcaacagaaaacaCCCTTTCAACATATGAGGTAGATAATGTTTGAtctatagaagaaaaaaaatgtattaatgtaTAAAATCAACACAACTTTCAGACAAAATGGAAGTTTCACTGTGGCTATCCACAAGAAATACTAACAAAGAGCCTTCTGTATTCAgaatcttctctctctcttactaCTAACCAAAACTGTTACTGAAAAAGGATGATCATTTTCAGCAtctgaaaacagagcaagttGGGTAAAATCTATTCCTAGGATGATCCTATAGGATCAATAAACAATATAAGACTTGCATTATCTGAAAAGACCTGAAAaccatctatttttaaaaaatgcaacagaTAGAAAAATTTCCTACAATGGTAGGtaggagagctgctccccaccTCGTtggcatatattttttaagtcaaAACATTCTCTCAGTTGTTACTCAAATGGAcgtttttttcctggatttccAGCAGCACTAGTCTGATGCAGCAAGTTTCTCAATTTATCCTGGGAgcaatgaaatacatttattgtCATTCTTACTGCTCCTTCGTGCTATAAATTTAGTCCAAATAGCCTTCAAAATTCAAGACCATGAAGtggagggaagaagaaggaTCAAAAAGTCTCCTTAAATACGTTAAGTATCCTCATATGTGGCAGGAGGTTGTCTCTAAGCAagtataaaggaaaaaacagatttcctttttttcatgtcttGACCTAACCCTAACTAACCTTAATATGATGGTAAAAATAAGAAACCTAAACTCTCTAATTCGAGAAAGTTCAGCACCATATTTCAGTAAAGAAGAATATAGGTACGTACCAGCCTGTAATCTGAAGCTCAACTGCATACagcaaaagtattttacaaattgTACTCCTAGAGAACTTAGCACGATATACGCTGAGTAATGGAGGTAACATCAAGGGGAACTATTGTGAGGAAAAAAGTTTATGAACCGTATGCCCagccaagaaaggaaagaaatcttaGCTCTTCTCTGTATAAAATTGTTTTCCcacaaaaaaatgcaagtggACAGTCTAACTGTGAAACAAATTGTCCTCTTAAAGTTCTTTTAAATCTCTACCAGTGAAGCAGCAAGGTAGTGACTGGTGTTAGGGAACTGGATCATCACTCTTTGCACCTGCAGAATGGGGATTAAAACACCATATGGCGCATACAGATGAAAGCACCGTGGTCCAGAGAAGGCACACACAACTCATGAAGACCCATCACACAAGACAGACCTTAAACATTTTGTTCTCCTTTGGAACATGGTACCAATGGGAGACGACAAGCAACACACCTTTTGAAAACCTGTGCCTAGCTTCATTTGAAGCAAGCTAGCACAGAATATTTTAGTCATAAACTTTTCCTGTCACTATAAAGCTAAACTGTTGAAAGTGCAAAACCCCATCAAAATAACGTTTGCTTTTGGCTAGCTGGCTTGTTCCGCTACATCCCTGCCAGCGACGCTTTCTCCTCGTCCTAAGTGGTATCGTGACAGGATGATCTACAGCAGCAAATCTGTCATTCCTCAACTCAAAGAATAATTTAACTAGCAGGAGTCACTAACtctacagaagaggaaagtctGAATCCATGGATAACAATGCTCTTACACATTTTTCTTGGCAGTAAGCTTGACTATTTGAAAACTTGGGCATGTATCTCATAGAATCCAGACATGTCACACTTCTGTCCCATTCACTGCAAGAACAACGTCAGACctcttaatttatttctgaCTCTTGATAGAGGTCTGAATAAAATCCGcttaaataacagaaaatcattttgcatTGCAAAACCAAATTAGCTCTGTAGGGTCTCCACTTACTGGCTCTTCCACTTCTCCTGTGGCATGCTGGGCTTCAGCTTGTAAATCAATTGGTGGAGCATCTTCAACAATTCTCTGCACAGACATCTGAATAAACTCATCAAAAGAATCCAGCTGTTGCCTGACCAGGCCTTTCTCGTCAAAGTAggagctaaaaaagaaaaaaaatcactcaatAACAGCTCTTAATTTAACTCACTTTATATATCGACAAGTCCAATATTCATTTATTACAAAACCTCCAGAAgtctttaaatacaaaatgaaaacataaacacTGACTGTTCCTGAGGCACAAGTTTCAAACATAGCTGTAAAGGTGGCTTCAGCTAATATTTTCTGCAATGTAGATGACAAACTATTTTGTTTCAGATCATTTTCCAAGCTGCAGTAAATTGAGTACATACTTAATTCAAGATAACAGTTCTTATAACTTTTCTTAGTTCAGATCCCCTCCTCTATTCCAGCCACACAGAGATGACCAGCTTCCCCCCTTCCTGCAACCTCTGGATTCTGCCTAACCTTTGTGTCACCTCCCAATACACCTAATTCTGATAATCCAAACCTGAATGCCAATGCTGCATCCTAGCATCCAGCACCCACTGCAACAGTAATGGGCAAGATGATGAATGTGATTTCAGATCAAAATCATTTCATACTTCAGTCAAAACAGTCTAGCTGAATTGGTAATCAGTAAGGCTTTTCACTTTCTAACAATCTATACACAGCACTAGTCAAAAccctgctgtttctgcttgaaATCCTTCCAttcaaaaagcaacaaaatataCAATTTAGTATGAATAATTCCAGAGTTTCCATCACAGGTTGCTATCAAACTAGATTTTACCTTTAAGACCTGAAGCATTAAGAACATTAGTGACAAAGGAGAACCCCAGAATTTTAGAAGCTCACCTAATAACAATCCAGCATGCTTCTTGCCACAAGTCAGGAGTGATTTCATCATCATCCTCATCATATTGCATATCTGTCCAGAAAACATGACGTTCAAGTCAAGACTTCAATCACCTCAACCGTGATGTCTACTTACCTACtaaagggggggaggggggggaagacGAAGCAGAGGGGCACCACGGCACCGTAATCCCCTCAGGGCGGTGTCGGGAGCTCCGTAGCCGCCACAGTGGCTCTGCGCGAGCCCAACGGCTCTGCCGCTCCCCTCCCACACACAACAACGAGCCGCGCGCGAGCCCAACGGCTCTGCCGCTCCCCTCCCACACACAACAACGAGCCGCGCGCGAGCCCAACGGCTCTGCCGCCCCCCCCACACGCACAACGAGCCGCGCGCGAGCCCAACGGCTCTGCCGCCCCCCTCCCACACACAACAACGAGCCGCGCGCGAGCCCAACGGCTCTGCCGCCCCCCTCCCACACACAACAACGAGCCGCGCGCGAGCCCAACGGCTCTGCCGCCCCCCCCACACGCACAACGAGCCGCGCGCGAGCCCAACGGCTCTGCCGCCCCCCCCACACGCACAACGAGCCGCGCGCGAGCCCAACGGCTCTGCCGCCCCCCTCCCACACACAACAACGAGCCGCGCGCGAGCCCAACGGCTCTGCCGCCCCCCTCCCACACACAACAACGAGCCGCGCGCGAGCCCAACGGCTCTGCCGCCCCCCTCCCACACACAACAACGAGCCGCGCGCGAGCCCAACGGCTCTGCCGCCCCCCTCCCACACACAACAACGAGCCGCGCGCGAGCCCAACGGCTCTGCCGCCCCCCCCCACGCACAACGAGCCGCGCGCGAGCCCAACGGCTCTGCCGCCCCCCTCCCACACACAACAACGAGCCGCGCGCGAGCCCAACGGCTCTGCCGCCCCCCTCCCACACACAACAACGAGCCGCGCGCGAGCCCAACGGCTCTGCCGCCCCCCTCCCACACACAACAACGAGCCGCGCGCGAGCCCAACGGCTCTGCCGCCCCCCTCCCACACACAACAACGAGCCGCGCGCGAGCCCAACGGCTctgccgcccccctcccccccccctcccccccccccacaacgAGCCGCGCGCGAGCCCAACGGCTCTACCGCCCTCCCCACACACAACAATGAGCCGCGCGCGAGCCCAACGGCTCtgccgctccccccccccccagaaggCCGCGCGCGGCCGCAACGGCTCTCCTTGCCCTTCCGCCGGGAACAGCCGCTCAGCCTCACCTTCATCCGCGTCGTACATGGCGGCGGCGAGGGGAGCCGCGAGCGGCAGCGGCCGACACAAGAGCGAGGAGCGCGGGGAAACCGCGGGCCGCCACCAGCGAAAGcggaggagaaggaagaggaggggggaggggcggggcctgcccgcgccgcgcgctcTGCGCAGGCGCCGCCGCCATCGCCGTCCCCTGGCGCCCCGCCGGAAGCACCGAGGCGGCGGGCGTGTGCGCGGCTGCGGGGCTCCGCCCCTTCCGCTTtccgccgcgggccgggcggcggcgtGCGGGGCCCCGCGGCATGCACCGCCTAGGCCGGGCGCTCCTGGGCGGGTTCGCCCGCGCCCGGGGGTCCgtgccgcggcgggcggcggcgagcggcgagGAGGAGCAGTTTGTCTTCCTCGAGTAcgagccgccgccgcaggcGGTGCCGGAGCGCAgggaggcgccggcggcggcccgcccgaaggcggcgccggcggcggcggaggaggagcggcggcggcgcgggccggcggcggctgcggcgggcggcgctgaGCCGTGGGCGGAGGCGCCGAGCGGCGTGAGCTGCTCGGGCTGCGGGGCCGAGCTGCAGTGCCGCgacggcgcggcgccgggcttCCTGCCGGCCGACAAGTaccggagcgcggcgggcggcgcggcggggctgcgcgccgccgTGTGCCAGCGGTGCTGGCTGCTGGCGCACCacggccgggcgccgcgcctGGAGCTGCCCGCCGAGCGGCACCGGCTGGTGGTGAGCGCCGCGCTGCGCCACCCGCCGCGCCACGGCCGCGGCCCGCTCCTCCTCTACGTCCTCGACGTGCTGGAGCTGCCCGACCCGGTGCTGCCCCAGCTGCCGGCGCTGCTCAGCGCCGccacccccgccgccgccgtcctGGTGGTGGGCAACAAGGTTGACCTGCTGCCCCGCGACGGCCCCGGGCACCTGgagcggctgcggcggcgggtGGTGGCGGCCTGTGCCCGGGCGGGCCTGCGCGGGGCCCCGCTGGCGGGCGTCCGGCTGGCCAGCGCCAAGACCGGCTTCGGCCTCGAGGGGCTCGTCAGCCGGCTGCAGCGCTCGTGGCGGGCCGCCGGCGACGTCTACCTGCTGGGCGCCACCAACTCGGGCAAGTCAACGCTCTTCAACGCCCTGCTGCGCTCCGACTACTGCAAGTCCCGCGCCCCCGACGCCGTCGGACTCGCCACCGTCTCGTCCTGGCCAGGTCAGGGCCGCGCCGCCGTTTTCGGCGCCCCTGCCAGTCGGGGATGCTCCCCGGGCTAGGGAGGGGGGGCCGGGAGCTGGACTCGGGAGGGTCTGCGGGCTGGCCGTAGGCAAAGCCGTTCCGCGCCGCCCGCGAGCAGGACAGAGCGAGGCCGTGTTGAGTCGCTCTTAATTCCACTGTTGGAGAAGCGCGAGGTGCCAGCCGCTCTCCCGAGAGTAGGTTCGGTGCTTCCACAAAGGGTTAGCTGTTTGCTTCGTGCTTAATTCCCCTGCCGACTTTGCGTTGCTGATTTCCCCCCCAAAGTTGGAGGaccagagggttttttttgttactgttcttGTTGCTCAGAGCTTAAATGCGCTAGGCAGTAAGATTTATTTAAacgtttgttttgtttgtttttttccaggaacAACACTCAATCTGCTAAAATTTCCAATCATTAACCCCACCTGTGACAGGATATTCCGAAGGCAGGAGAGGCTTAatgcagaggcagaaaaaacagaagaccaGCTGAGTAATGAAGAATTAAAGTACCTTAATCACCTTAAAAAGCAAGGTTACTTAGTGGGTGAGTGTTGTCTGACAAAATGTATCCCCTTCTGTCCtgatgaaatactgttttatggGAAGGGTTGTTAACTCCTTGATTTACTATAAAGTCCAGCTATTGACGAGTAATTTCTTCCCACTCTGAAGCCGCTCATTTTCGTGTATTTACAGGAAGAACACGCTAGCTACAATAAGCAATTTTCAAACAGACATCGAAGTTACTCTAAGCAGTTTTCATCCCAAGTAATGTGTGCAAGAGCTCTAGCTCCTCCCAAAGTAGTATCGTTAGTATTTCTTTTGAGtgcttgtttttcagctgtcacAGTCATGGGGCTGAGGCTTCATCTGTGCTGTGCACCTCCGTTCAGTTCAGATATTGCAGTGGATTGCAAGAATGCTGCATAATAGCACGTCTTTCATTCCTAAAGGAGGcaaagaaattgcattttaatggTGACATTTTGTTAGCAGGCCACAGTAGCTGCACATCAATTTAATATGTGGCCTAAAAAAGAGGATTGCCAAAAGATGTTTTTGACTTCAGGAGCCTGAAATGTCTGTGAAATCTGCAGTCACCTGTGAAATGGTAGTTTGGATCATCCTTCATTGCTCTGTATCCAGAGCAAAGATAAGACACAATCGTTC is a window encoding:
- the NOA1 gene encoding nitric oxide-associated protein 1, which gives rise to MHRLGRALLGGFARARGSVPRRAAASGEEEQFVFLEYEPPPQAVPERREAPAAARPKAAPAAAEEERRRRGPAAAAAGGAEPWAEAPSGVSCSGCGAELQCRDGAAPGFLPADKYRSAAGGAAGLRAAVCQRCWLLAHHGRAPRLELPAERHRLVVSAALRHPPRHGRGPLLLYVLDVLELPDPVLPQLPALLSAATPAAAVLVVGNKVDLLPRDGPGHLERLRRRVVAACARAGLRGAPLAGVRLASAKTGFGLEGLVSRLQRSWRAAGDVYLLGATNSGKSTLFNALLRSDYCKSRAPDAVGLATVSSWPGTTLNLLKFPIINPTCDRIFRRQERLNAEAEKTEDQLSNEELKYLNHLKKQGYLVGRVGRTFQRPKPSPVVDFDPDVLSYSVDEDPSYSPHKHKEKEEFTYNEVKDARWCFDTPGIAKENCVLNLLTDKEIKLVLPMHAIVPRTFILKPEMVLFLAALGRIDYLQGEKPAWFSVVASNLLPVYITTLSKADAIYEKYAGKELLKVPMGGEERMKEFPPLIPQDVTLEGIGTTEAVADIKLSSAGWVAVTAHAQEKLLLRAYTPKGTALVVREPPLLPYICNIRGARIAGTAAYRTKKPPSRVENLKTTGSR